A region from the Bactrocera dorsalis isolate Fly_Bdor chromosome 1, ASM2337382v1, whole genome shotgun sequence genome encodes:
- the LOC125775436 gene encoding uncharacterized protein LOC125775436, with translation MWNITKVVATFSTREDCIAFAEKEGLILDNKLCRKHKTPMIPTLSGNNTVGSFRCRRGSCRSLPAVSRAKGTWFENAKIPLPQIFYLMFAYASHWCQTEVRKNSFIAILSTATICDWYSYCREAVVLYQIDHEEAVGKIGGPGKVVQIDESKFGKRKYNKGNNSYIYKILRTNLFYHISGRRVKGHWVLGMVEDGCEDLRLAVCPENVRSAEVLIPIIKKHVAEGSIICTDYWRAYNCLSDHGYEHRRVNHSDPENPFVAPDGTHTQRIESQWRVIKRFFLKDNFSNQRNFADLIIEYLWRTTIRRNREDPFEKLLQAIKHTYKP, from the coding sequence atgtggAACATTACCAAAGTTGTAGCGACGTTTAGCACTAGGGAGGACTGCATTGCCTTTGCAGAAAAAGAGGGCTTAATTTTAGACAATAAATTGTGCCGCAAGCATAAGACACCCATGATCCCCACTCTATCGGGTAATAATACGGTAGGGTCTTTTAGATGCCGAAGAGGTAGTTGCCGTTCCCTGCCTGCTGTATCTAGGGCCAAAGGCACTTGGTTTGAGAATGCAAAGATACCATTGCCTCAGATATTTTATCTGATGTTCGCATATGCGTCTCATTGGTGCCAGACCGAAGTCAGAAAAAATAGCTTTATAGCTATTTTGTCAACAGCCACAATATGCGATTGGTACAGTTATTGCCGAGAGGCCGTTGTGTTGTACCAAATAGACCACGAAGAGGCTGTGGGGAAAATTGGCGGTCCCGGAAAAGTTGTACAAATCGATGAAAGCAAGTTTGGAAAACgaaaatacaacaaaggtaataactcttatatatataaaattttacgtaCTAACTTATTTTATCATATTTCAGGTAGGAGAGTTAAGGGTCATTGGGTACTGGGCATGGTAGAGGATGGGTGCGAGGATTTGAGATTGGCAGTGTGTCCCGAGAATGTACGATCTGCTGAGGTGCTCATACCTATTATCAAGAAGCACGTGGCGGAAGGGTCAATTATATGTACAGACTATTGGAGGGCATATAATTGCCTTTCCGATCATGGGTATGAGCACCGAAGGGTCAATCATAGTGATCCGGAAAATCCCTTTGTCGCCCCAGACGGGACACACACTCAAAGAATTGAGTCACAGTGGCGTGTGATCAAGAGATTCTTTTTAAAGGACAATTTCTCAAACCAACGAAACTTTGCTGATTTGATAATTGAGTATCTGTGGCGTACAACCATAAGAAGAAACCGTGAAGACccttttgaaaagcttttacaagcaataaagcatacatataaaccttaa